In Xanthomonas fragariae, one genomic interval encodes:
- a CDS encoding AAA family ATPase, with translation MQTGSGIESRTLASLEYGWKEGRDPLTNRDVLVIDEAGMVGSRQLDRVLKHADQAGAKVVLLGDDKQLSAIEAGAGFRAITERTGATEITEIRRQRDSWAREASAEFARGDVRTALDAYHERGNVRMVESRDDAKAAVAADYLADRQRGGSAIVLAHSNNDVAGLNQAIRSARAEAGELGPSAEIETSRGKRDFAQGDRLLFLKNDRHLDVKNGTLGTVQKAEDGRLSVRLDNGREVGFSAKDYEHIDHGYAVTVHKSQGVTVDRSYVLATPGMDRSLAYVGMTRHRDSATLYAGADDFTERQSGRLVEHGAAPYEHDPQNGQSYFARLETNTGKQHTLWGVDLERAIADRGAKIGDRISFEHVGSETVHLPDGEAVERNSWCVRDGSELVYEKLARQLSRARPKESTLDFAERHGVEVDEGIWTVSKLDPAKAKALAESLAQRPAAAAQGAASKEAGKTSFERLDGAEKVATAASARQEPPAPVKSRTQEIMQARQQAAFAKLKERAAPGAGESSKPDPDERRRQAAKIVTEAAQRSAEKAGKPIGEQA, from the coding sequence TTGCAGACCGGTAGCGGCATCGAAAGCCGCACTCTGGCGTCGCTGGAATACGGTTGGAAGGAAGGCCGCGACCCGCTCACGAACCGCGACGTGCTGGTGATCGATGAAGCCGGCATGGTTGGCAGTCGTCAGCTTGACCGGGTGCTGAAACATGCTGACCAAGCCGGCGCAAAAGTGGTGTTGCTGGGCGACGACAAGCAGCTTTCGGCGATCGAGGCCGGCGCGGGCTTCCGTGCCATCACCGAGCGCACCGGGGCGACGGAAATCACCGAGATACGGCGGCAGCGCGATAGCTGGGCACGCGAGGCAAGCGCCGAGTTTGCGCGCGGCGACGTGCGCACGGCGCTGGACGCCTACCACGAGCGCGGCAATGTCCGCATGGTGGAGAGCCGCGACGATGCCAAGGCGGCCGTGGCGGCCGACTACCTGGCCGACCGTCAACGGGGCGGCTCGGCGATCGTCCTGGCGCACTCGAACAACGATGTTGCCGGGTTGAACCAGGCCATTCGCTCGGCGCGGGCCGAGGCCGGCGAGCTGGGGCCATCGGCCGAGATTGAGACGAGCCGGGGTAAGCGCGATTTCGCCCAGGGCGACCGGCTGCTGTTCTTGAAGAACGACCGGCACCTAGACGTGAAGAACGGCACGCTCGGGACGGTACAGAAGGCCGAGGATGGCCGCTTGTCCGTGAGGCTCGATAACGGCCGGGAGGTCGGATTTTCGGCCAAGGATTACGAGCATATCGACCACGGCTATGCGGTGACGGTCCACAAGTCGCAGGGGGTGACCGTCGATCGTTCTTATGTGCTGGCGACGCCTGGCATGGACCGCAGCTTGGCCTATGTCGGCATGACCCGGCATCGGGACAGTGCGACCTTGTATGCGGGTGCGGATGATTTCACCGAGCGGCAGTCCGGCCGATTGGTAGAGCACGGCGCAGCACCCTATGAGCACGATCCGCAGAACGGGCAAAGCTACTTCGCTAGACTCGAAACGAACACAGGCAAGCAGCACACACTTTGGGGCGTGGACCTTGAGCGGGCTATTGCCGATCGAGGTGCCAAGATCGGCGATCGGATTAGTTTCGAGCATGTAGGGTCTGAAACTGTCCATCTGCCTGACGGCGAGGCCGTTGAGCGCAATAGCTGGTGTGTCCGCGATGGTTCCGAGCTGGTCTATGAGAAGTTGGCTCGGCAGCTTTCCAGGGCGCGGCCGAAGGAAAGCACGCTCGATTTTGCCGAGCGCCACGGTGTGGAGGTAGACGAGGGTATATGGACCGTTTCCAAGCTCGATCCAGCGAAGGCGAAGGCCTTGGCCGAAAGCCTCGCCCAGAGGCCCGCAGCGGCCGCCCAGGGCGCTGCGTCCAAGGAGGCCGGCAAGACCAGCTTCGAGCGGCTGGATGGTGCGGAGAAGGTCGCCACGGCGGCAAGCGCCAGACAGGAGCCGCCGGCCCCGGTGAAATCCCGTACCCAGGAAATCATGCAGGCCAGGCAGCAGGCCGCGTTTGCGAA